Proteins from a genomic interval of Scatophagus argus isolate fScaArg1 chromosome 6, fScaArg1.pri, whole genome shotgun sequence:
- the hnrnpm gene encoding heterogeneous nuclear ribonucleoprotein M isoform X3, producing MSNEQAENTAEKVGQQQQPLPPPAQQQQQQQQQQGEVNGKAKHEPNSSRKERPQKRGGGGRYEPYGNVNKRYRVFVSNIPYDVKWQALKDLMKEKVGEVTYVEHLMDAEGKSRGCAVVEFRTEELMKKAVEKVNKHNFNGRPLKVKEDPDGVIAQREINKSQGGGPQGGHGGMGAMGGMGGMDRMGPGPNGPMVNIPPSLMNNPNIPNEIIHGLQAGRIGSTVFVANLDYKVGWKKLKEVFSMAGMVVRADILEDKDGKSRGMGTVTFDMPLEAVQAVSMFNGQLLFNRVMHVKLDEKSMPKDFGPADRAPALPRGLSGVGLGLGPGGQPIDATQLNRGGGGGMGNMGPGGMDGMGFGNMGGRMGGGGGGMDNFGGMNNMDRFGSSGMGRMNEMDRGIGGAFDREFGRNEMGMSRNNFGDSFERGMGNSLGMDRMSSGMDRLGTSMDRMTGMDRMGMDRMDRTSDLDRMGSGFDRMGSGMDRLGPSMDRLGPGLDRMSSSMDRLGPGGFDRLGPSGMDRMGSGMDFGSPMGMDRMGNTGLDRMTSSFDRIGSTGGLDRFPSGGIDRMSSGMDRMGSGGVGGQFDRSADLDRGFGGNSFGGAGGPGTGGGNVRKGCQIFVRNLPFDFTWKMLKDTFSTCGVVQYADIKMENGKSKGCGVVRFDNPETAERVCRTMNGYRLNGREIDVRIDRNA from the exons ATGTCCAACGAGCAGGCCGAAAATACTGCCGAGAAAGtaggccagcagcagcagccgctgCCGCCACCCGcgcagcagcaacaacagcagcagcagcagcaagg AGAGGTGAATGGGAAAGCCAAGCATGAGCCCAATTCAAGCAGGAAGGAGAGGCCTCAGAAGAGAGGTGGAGGCGGGCGCTACGAACCCTATGGAAACGTGAACAAAAGATACCGTGTTTTTGTCAGCAACATCCCATATGATGTGAAATGGCAAGCCCTCAAAGAcctgatgaaagaaaaag TGGGTGAGGTAACGTACGTGGAACACTTAATGGACGCAGAAGGCAAATCGAGG GGTTGTGC tgttgttgagTTTAGGACTGAGGAGTTAATGAAGAAGGCTGTGGAGAAGGTCAACAAGCACAACTTTAATGGACGGCCCCTAAAAGTGAAAGAG GACCCTGATGGTGTGATTGCTCAGAGAGAAATCAACAAGTCTCAAGGTGGAGGCCCTCAAGGGGGCCATGGCGGAATGGGGGCAATGGGTGGAATGGGTGGAATGGATCGAATGGGCCCTGGACCAAATGGCCCCATGGTCAACATTCCTCCAAGTCTGATGAACAACCCCAACATCCCCAATGAAATCATCCATGGTCTCCAGGCTGGCAGGATCGGCAGCACCGTCTTTGTGGCTAAT CTTGACTACAAAGTGGGGTGGAAGAAGCTAAAAGAGGTGTTCAGCATGGCTGGCATGGTGGTGAGAGCTGACATTCTAGAGGACAAGGATGGGAAAAGCCGAGGCATGGGCACTGTAACATTTGATATGCCGCTTGAGGCAGTCCAAGCTGTCT CTATGTTCAATGGACAGCTTTTATTCAACAGAGTCATGCACGTCAAACTG gATGAGAAGTCCATGCCCAAAGATTTTGGACCTGCTGACAGAGCCCCTGCTCTTCCTC GTGGTCTGAGTGGTGTTGGTTTGGGCTTGGGACCCGGTGGCCAGCCCATTGATGCTACTCAACTtaacagaggaggtggaggaggaatgGGAAACATGGGCCCTGGAG GAATGGATGGAATGGGCTTTGGCAACATGGGAGGTCgtatgggaggaggaggaggag GAATGGACAACTTTGGAGGAATGAACAACATGGATCGTTTTGGATCTTCAGGGATGGGCAGAATGAATG AGATGGACCGTGGGATTGGTGGTGCTTTTGACAGGGAGTTTGGGCGAAATGAAATGGGAATGTCTCGCAATAATTTTGGAGACTCCTTTGAAAGAGGAATGG GAAACTCACTGGGTATGGACCGCATGAGTTCTGGAATGGACCGTCTGGGAACCAGCATGGATCGCATGACAGGGATGGACCGGATGGGCATGGACCGGATGGATCGCACGTCTGACCTGGACAGAATGGGTTCTGGGTTCGACCGGATGGGCTCAGGGATGGACCGGCTGGGGCCCAGTATGGACAGGCTTGGACCTGGCCTGGACCGTATGAGCTCCAGCATGGACCGCCTTGGCCCAGGTGGATTTGACCGCTTAGGCCCATCTGGTATGGATCGCATGGGTTCCGGAATGGACTTCGGCTCCCCAATGGGTATGGATCGCATGGGCAACACTGGGCTTGATAGAATGACCAGCAGCTTCGACCGCATCGGTTCCACTGGCGGACTTGACCGCTTCCCCTCTGGTGGCATTGACCGCATGAGCTCTGGCATGGATCGGATGGGGtctggaggtgttggtggtcaGTTTGATCGCTCTGCTGACTTGGATCGTGGATTTGGTGGCAATTCCTTTGGAGGAGCCGGAGGTCCTGGAACTGGGGGAGGCAATGTCAGGAAAGGATGCCAGATCTTTGTTAGAAAT ctgcCATTTGACTTTACCTGGAAGATGCTGAAGGATACCTTCAGTACATGTG GCGTGGTTCAGTATGCTGACATTAAAATGGAGAACGGGAAGTCTAAGGGCTGTGGTGTGGTTCGCTTCGACAACCCCGAAACTGCTGAGCGTGTCTGCAGGACCATGAATGGCTATCGGCTGAATGGAAGAGAAATTGATGTTAGGATTGATAGAAATGCATAA
- the hnrnpm gene encoding heterogeneous nuclear ribonucleoprotein M isoform X7, whose translation MKKAVEKVNKHNFNGRPLKVKEDPDGVIAQREINKSQGGGPQGGHGGMGAMGGMGGMDRMGPGPNGPMVNIPPSLMNNPNIPNEIIHGLQAGRIGSTVFVANLDYKVGWKKLKEVFSMAGMVVRADILEDKDGKSRGMGTVTFDMPLEAVQAVSMFNGQLLFNRVMHVKLDEKSMPKDFGPADRAPALPRGLSGVGLGLGPGGQPIDATQLNRGGGGGMGNMGPGGMDGMGFGNMGGRMGGGGGGGGGGMDNFGGMNNMDRFGSSGMGRMNEMDRGIGGAFDREFGRNEMGMSRNNFGDSFERGMGNSLGMDRMSSGMDRLGTSMDRMTGMDRMGMDRMDRTSDLDRMGSGFDRMGSGMDRLGPSMDRLGPGLDRMSSSMDRLGPGGFDRLGPSGMDRMGSGMDFGSPMGMDRMGNTGLDRMTSSFDRIGSTGGLDRFPSGGIDRMSSGMDRMGSGGVGGQFDRSADLDRGFGGNSFGGAGGPGTGGGNVRKGCQIFVRNLPFDFTWKMLKDTFSTCGVVQYADIKMENGKSKGCGVVRFDNPETAERVCRTMNGYRLNGREIDVRIDRNA comes from the exons ATGAAGAAGGCTGTGGAGAAGGTCAACAAGCACAACTTTAATGGACGGCCCCTAAAAGTGAAAGAG GACCCTGATGGTGTGATTGCTCAGAGAGAAATCAACAAGTCTCAAGGTGGAGGCCCTCAAGGGGGCCATGGCGGAATGGGGGCAATGGGTGGAATGGGTGGAATGGATCGAATGGGCCCTGGACCAAATGGCCCCATGGTCAACATTCCTCCAAGTCTGATGAACAACCCCAACATCCCCAATGAAATCATCCATGGTCTCCAGGCTGGCAGGATCGGCAGCACCGTCTTTGTGGCTAAT CTTGACTACAAAGTGGGGTGGAAGAAGCTAAAAGAGGTGTTCAGCATGGCTGGCATGGTGGTGAGAGCTGACATTCTAGAGGACAAGGATGGGAAAAGCCGAGGCATGGGCACTGTAACATTTGATATGCCGCTTGAGGCAGTCCAAGCTGTCT CTATGTTCAATGGACAGCTTTTATTCAACAGAGTCATGCACGTCAAACTG gATGAGAAGTCCATGCCCAAAGATTTTGGACCTGCTGACAGAGCCCCTGCTCTTCCTC GTGGTCTGAGTGGTGTTGGTTTGGGCTTGGGACCCGGTGGCCAGCCCATTGATGCTACTCAACTtaacagaggaggtggaggaggaatgGGAAACATGGGCCCTGGAG GAATGGATGGAATGGGCTTTGGCAACATGGGAGGTCgtatgggaggaggaggaggaggaggaggaggag GAATGGACAACTTTGGAGGAATGAACAACATGGATCGTTTTGGATCTTCAGGGATGGGCAGAATGAATG AGATGGACCGTGGGATTGGTGGTGCTTTTGACAGGGAGTTTGGGCGAAATGAAATGGGAATGTCTCGCAATAATTTTGGAGACTCCTTTGAAAGAGGAATGG GAAACTCACTGGGTATGGACCGCATGAGTTCTGGAATGGACCGTCTGGGAACCAGCATGGATCGCATGACAGGGATGGACCGGATGGGCATGGACCGGATGGATCGCACGTCTGACCTGGACAGAATGGGTTCTGGGTTCGACCGGATGGGCTCAGGGATGGACCGGCTGGGGCCCAGTATGGACAGGCTTGGACCTGGCCTGGACCGTATGAGCTCCAGCATGGACCGCCTTGGCCCAGGTGGATTTGACCGCTTAGGCCCATCTGGTATGGATCGCATGGGTTCCGGAATGGACTTCGGCTCCCCAATGGGTATGGATCGCATGGGCAACACTGGGCTTGATAGAATGACCAGCAGCTTCGACCGCATCGGTTCCACTGGCGGACTTGACCGCTTCCCCTCTGGTGGCATTGACCGCATGAGCTCTGGCATGGATCGGATGGGGtctggaggtgttggtggtcaGTTTGATCGCTCTGCTGACTTGGATCGTGGATTTGGTGGCAATTCCTTTGGAGGAGCCGGAGGTCCTGGAACTGGGGGAGGCAATGTCAGGAAAGGATGCCAGATCTTTGTTAGAAAT ctgcCATTTGACTTTACCTGGAAGATGCTGAAGGATACCTTCAGTACATGTG GCGTGGTTCAGTATGCTGACATTAAAATGGAGAACGGGAAGTCTAAGGGCTGTGGTGTGGTTCGCTTCGACAACCCCGAAACTGCTGAGCGTGTCTGCAGGACCATGAATGGCTATCGGCTGAATGGAAGAGAAATTGATGTTAGGATTGATAGAAATGCATAA